One part of the Muntiacus reevesi chromosome 18, mMunRee1.1, whole genome shotgun sequence genome encodes these proteins:
- the SLC35B1 gene encoding solute carrier family 35 member B1: protein MRPLSPVGDVRLDLSPPPLPAVSGSPVGSSGRLMAASSSLVPDRLRLPLCFLGVFVCYFYYGILQEKITRGKYGEGAKQETFTFALTLVFIQCVVNAVFAKILIQFFDAARVDRTRSWLYAACSVSYLGAMVSSNSALQFVNYPTQVLGKSCKPIPVMLLGVTLLKKKYPMAKYLCVLLIVAGVALFMYKPKKVVGIEEHTIGYGELLLLLSLTLDGLTGVSQDHMRAHYQTGSNHMMLNINLWSTLLLGAGILFTGELWEFLSFAERYPAVIYNILLFGLTSALGQSFIFMTVVYFGPLTCSIITTTRKFFTILASVILFANPISPMQWVGTVLVFLGLGLDAKFGKGAKKTSH from the exons ATGAGGCCCCTGTCGCCGGTCGGCGATGTCCGGCTGGACTTGTCACCGCCGCCGCTGCCGGCTGTGAGCGGGTCTCCGGTTGGGTCCTCCGGGCGTCTCATGGCCGCTAGCAGCTCCCTGGTGCCCGACCGGCTGCGTCTGCCGCTCTGCTTCCTCGGCGTCTTTGTCTGCTATTTCTACTATGGGATCCTGCAGGAAAAGAT AACAAGAGGAAAGTATGGGGAGGGAGCCAAGCAGGAGACCTTCACTTTTGCCTTAACTTTGGTCTTCATCCAATGTGTGGTCAATGCTGTGTTTGCCAAGATCT TGATCCAGTTTTTTGACGCTGCCAGAGTGGATCGCACTCGGAGCTGGCTCTATGCTGCGTGTTCTGTCTCCTATCTGGGTGCTATGGTCTCCAGCAACTCGGCGCTACAGTTTGTCAACTACCCAACTCAG GTCCTTGGTAAATCGTGCAAGCCCATCCCAG TCATGCTCCTTGGAGTGACCCTCTTGAAGAAGAAGTACCCAATGGCCAAGTACCTGTGTGTGTTGCTAATTGTGGCTGGAGTGGCCCTTTTCATGTACAAACCCAAAAAAGTAGTCGGGATAGAAGAACACACAATTGGCTATGGAGAGCTGCTCCTG CTCCTGTCTCTAACCCTGGATGGACTGACTGGTGTTTCCCAGGACCACATGCGAGCTCACTACCAAACAGGCTCCAACCACATGATGCTGAACATCAACCTTTGGTCGACATTGCTGCTGGGAGCTG GAATCCTGTTCACCGGGGAGCTCTGGGAGTTCTTAAGCTTTGCCGAAAGGTACCCTGCAGTCATCTATAACATCCTCCTCTTTGGCCTGACTAGTGCCCTGGGCCAG AGCTTCATCTTCATGACAGTTGTGTATTTTGGTCCTCTGACCTGCTCCATCATCACCACAACTCGAAAGTTCTTCACCATTTTGGCGTCTGTGATCCTCTTCGCCAACCCCATCAGCCCCATGCAGTGGGTGGGCACTGTGCTGGTGTTCTTGG GTCTTGGTCTTGATGCCAAGTTTGGGAAGGGAGCCAAGAAGACATCCCACTAG